A window of Conger conger chromosome 13, fConCon1.1, whole genome shotgun sequence contains these coding sequences:
- the LOC133107974 gene encoding sialate O-acetylesterase-like encodes MCERNVFSLLCVIFALNVVRADVRFASYYGDHMVLQQAPARAVLWGYGSDQYKVSVILQGTNLYHTADVYVQNGVWRVTLPPTKAGGPYSVNVSQQGSQVTLTDLMFGDVWMCGGQSNMYFTVSQVFNASAEMALAPQYPNVRIFMAALNLSQEELIDLQKVQMPWSVPTAERVGHFSAVCWLFGRYLYQVLGYPVGLVESCWGGTPVEAWSSSQALHKCGLEKQEDVFSSDSYTSPDDMGPAPKRQNSVLWNAMIHPFLNMTIKGAIWYQGEDNAAYHLEKYSCSFPAMIDDWRAAFHLGSGGQTAPDFPFGFVQLSTWKKTEDGFPVLRWHQTADNGFAPNPRMNNTFMAVALDLPDEKSPWGSIHPRFKQDVAYRLTLGARAVAYGEKGVSFQGPFPDSVQLIGDSINITYNQPVSVTPTKSVFEICCTEEKKPCNGSSKWLPAPTMQWGERYVQVSVSRCESVVSGLRYAWSDWPCEFKACPVYSADRGLPAPPFTLNRWPQP; translated from the exons ATGTGTGAGCGAAATGTGTTCAGCCTGCTCTGCGTAATTTTTGCATTGAATGTTGTTC GTGCGGACGTCCGCTTCGCCTCCTATTATGGCGATCACATGGTGCTGCAGCAGGCTCCGGCTCGTGCAGTGCTGTGGGGATATGGGTCAGACCAGTACAAAGTCTCTGTCATTTTACAAGGAACAAACCTCTACCACACAGCAGATGTGTATGTGCAAAACG GGGTATGGAGGGTGACTCTGCCACCCACGAAGGCCGGTGGCCCCTATTCTGTGAATGTCTCCCAGCAAGGTTCCCAGGTCACCTTGACAGACCTGATGTTCGGGGacgtgtggatgtgtggagGGCAAAGCAACATGTACTTCACTGTTTCTCAG GTGTTCAACGCATCAGCTGAGATGGCCCTCGCACCACAATATCCCAACGTACGAATCTTCATGGCCGCCTTAAACTTGAGCCAAGAAGAGCTGATTGATCTGCAGAAGGTGCAGATGCCCTGGTCTGTCCCCACTGCAG AACGGGTGGGTCACTTCTCGGCAGTGTGCTGGCTGTTTGGGCGGTACCTGTACCAGGTCCTGGGGTACCCGGTGGGGCTGGTGGAGTCCTGCTGGGGGGGGACCCCTGTGGAGGCCTGGTCCTCCTCCCAGGCCCTTCACAAGTGTGGCCTGGAGAAGCAGGAAGACGTGTTCAGCAG TGACTCTTATACCTCTCCAGACGACATGGGACCAGCACCAAAGAGACAAAACTCAGTGCTCTGGAATGCCATGATCCATCCTTTCCTCAACATGACAATCAAGGGAGCCATTTGGTATCAAG GTGAGGATAACGCAGCATACCACCTGGAAAAGTACTCCTGCTCATTCCCCGCCATGATCGATGACTGGAGAGCGGCGTTCCACCTGGGCTCAGGAGGACAGACCGCACCAGACTTCCCTTTTGGATTCGTCCAG CTGAGCACATGGAAGAAGACTGAAGACGGTTTCCCAGTTCTGCGCTGGCACCAGACAGCGGACAACGGCTTTGCTCCAAACCCGCGCATGAATAACACCTTCATGGCCGTCGCCCTGGACCTGCCTGATGAAAAGTCACCTTGGGGCAG TATCCACCCGCGGTTCAAGCAGGACGTGGCCTATCGGCTGACACTGGGGGCACGAGCCGTGGCGTACGGTGAAAAGGGCGTGTCCTTCCAGGGCCCATTTCCTGATTCAGTCCAGCTGATTGGAGACAGCATCAACATCACCTACAATCAGCCAGTCTCTGTCACCCCCACCAAATCTGTGTTTGAG ATCTGCTGCACCGAAGAAAAAAAGCCCTGCAACGGcagttcaaaatggctgccagctcccacaatgcagtgggGGGAGAGATACGTGCAGGTGTCTGTTTccaggtgtgagagtgtggtgtcGGGCCTGCGCTACGCGTGGAGTGACTGGCCCTGTGAGTTCAAAGCCTGCCCAGTCTACAGCGCCGACCGAGGGCTTCCCGCCCCGCCCTTCACCCTGAACCGCTGGCCGCAGCCCTGA